One Verrucomicrobiales bacterium genomic region harbors:
- a CDS encoding chemotaxis protein CheA → MSQPNPAITFLQEADDLLGLIEEVALEVDPLAPDAEDVNRLFRAFHTIKGSGAMFGFDAVAAFTHHVETALDRVREGQLGLSQELIGLVLAAKDHIKFLLDPAPAPSSGSADESGRIIASLNGLWNPGGASVLRNDTLPAPPSATIPPPPTGIRPRESFQIQFRPDPALLLSGTSPVALLKELLALGDGTLVAKLEEVPELALLQPDQCHFAWDIHLSTDKGLNAIQDVFIFVQDGSTILIEPVPPSAKGALMVQIPETSPRAASQPNPAATAPALGRTEGRSASTPKTSAVPTGVGARKAPGKDNTVRVPSEKLDHLVNLVGELVMNQSRLSQAASRFDSPDLAVPVEEIERLVSELRDDVLGIRMMPIGSTFNRFKRLVHDLSAELGKEIDLLTEGAETELDKTVLDQLGDPLVHLIRNSLDHGIEAADVRQKRGKPRRGTIRLAAAHTGSNVVVTIQDDGKGLDTAAIRAKAVEKQLIPADASLSDKEIFNLIFLPGFSTAQQVTSISGRGVGMDVVKRQIDALRGSVSIASEVGVGTTIALTLPLTLAIIDGLLVELGGDQFIIPMSIVTENVELLRHERSRNNGRNVVAIRGELVPYLRLREVFDVRSAELDLEKIVIVRHEDQRVGLVVDRVLGSHQTVIQSLGRFYRNVGIVSGATIMGDGRVALILDLVGLIQSARTRGAGPAQRSSSAPHLGTSPLP, encoded by the coding sequence ATGTCGCAGCCCAATCCCGCCATCACCTTTCTTCAGGAAGCCGACGATCTGCTCGGGCTGATCGAGGAAGTCGCGCTGGAGGTGGACCCGCTGGCGCCGGACGCCGAGGATGTGAACCGTTTGTTTCGCGCCTTCCACACGATCAAGGGATCCGGTGCCATGTTCGGATTCGATGCGGTCGCGGCCTTTACACACCACGTTGAAACGGCTTTGGATCGGGTGCGCGAGGGACAGCTTGGTCTCTCGCAGGAGCTGATCGGTTTGGTTTTGGCCGCCAAGGATCATATCAAGTTTCTGCTGGATCCGGCACCAGCACCGTCGTCCGGCTCGGCCGATGAGAGCGGTAGGATTATCGCTTCGCTGAATGGGCTGTGGAATCCCGGTGGCGCCTCGGTTCTCCGGAACGATACTCTCCCAGCTCCGCCCTCGGCTACGATCCCGCCTCCCCCGACGGGCATTCGCCCCCGGGAGAGCTTTCAAATCCAATTTCGTCCGGACCCGGCGTTGTTGCTGAGCGGTACGAGTCCGGTTGCACTGCTCAAGGAGCTGCTAGCCTTGGGCGATGGTACCCTCGTGGCCAAGTTGGAGGAAGTTCCTGAGCTCGCCTTGCTTCAGCCGGATCAATGCCACTTTGCCTGGGATATCCATCTCAGCACTGACAAGGGCCTGAATGCCATTCAGGATGTCTTCATCTTCGTTCAGGACGGTAGCACGATCCTGATCGAACCGGTCCCTCCGTCGGCCAAGGGCGCGCTGATGGTTCAGATTCCGGAAACGAGTCCCCGCGCAGCTTCCCAGCCAAATCCGGCCGCGACTGCTCCAGCCTTAGGCCGAACGGAGGGTCGGTCGGCCTCCACCCCCAAGACCTCCGCCGTTCCGACCGGGGTGGGAGCTCGCAAAGCCCCCGGGAAGGACAACACAGTTCGCGTCCCATCTGAAAAGCTCGACCACCTGGTCAACCTGGTGGGCGAACTGGTCATGAACCAGTCTCGGCTTAGCCAGGCGGCATCACGATTCGACTCCCCGGACCTCGCCGTCCCGGTTGAGGAAATCGAGCGCCTGGTGTCCGAGTTACGGGACGATGTACTCGGTATCCGCATGATGCCGATCGGCTCCACCTTCAACCGCTTCAAGCGGCTGGTTCACGATCTCTCCGCCGAGCTCGGGAAAGAGATCGACCTCCTCACCGAAGGGGCTGAAACGGAACTCGACAAGACGGTGCTCGATCAGCTGGGTGATCCGTTGGTTCACCTCATTCGCAATAGCTTGGATCATGGGATCGAAGCGGCGGATGTTCGTCAAAAGAGGGGCAAGCCTCGCCGCGGAACCATTCGTCTGGCGGCCGCTCACACGGGGTCCAATGTGGTCGTCACTATTCAAGATGATGGCAAGGGCCTGGATACGGCTGCGATCCGAGCCAAGGCCGTCGAGAAACAGCTCATACCGGCGGATGCCAGTTTGAGCGATAAGGAGATTTTCAATCTGATCTTCCTTCCCGGCTTCTCCACCGCCCAACAGGTGACGAGCATCTCCGGCCGGGGTGTTGGCATGGACGTGGTGAAGCGGCAGATTGATGCGCTTCGCGGATCGGTATCCATTGCTAGCGAAGTGGGTGTAGGCACCACGATAGCTCTCACGCTGCCTCTGACGCTGGCGATCATCGATGGGTTGCTGGTCGAGTTGGGGGGGGATCAGTTCATTATTCCGATGTCGATCGTGACCGAGAATGTTGAACTGCTGCGCCACGAGCGGAGCCGGAATAACGGCCGCAACGTCGTCGCCATCCGAGGTGAGCTGGTGCCCTATCTGCGGCTGCGGGAGGTGTTCGACGTTCGTAGTGCCGAACTCGACTTGGAGAAGATTGTCATCGTCCGCCATGAGGACCAGCGCGTGGGACTAGTGGTGGACCGAGTCCTGGGTAGCCACCAGACCGTCATTCAATCCCTGGGCCGGTTCTATCGCAATGTCGGGATCGTCTCCGGTGCGACCATCATGGGCGATGGACGAGTGGCGCTGATCTTGGATCTAGTCGGGCTCATCCAGTCGGCCCGCACCCGCGGCGCCGGCCCCGCGCAACGCTCCTCTTCTGCTCCCCATCTCGGCACCTCACCTTTACCATGA
- a CDS encoding chemotaxis protein CheW, producing the protein MNPTTSSSVSTSSISATAEYITFKLGDELFAINVAQVREVLELPQITRVPTAPDYMRGVVNVRGKAIPVVDLRLKFGLPQIPETVNSRIVVMELDLEGEVTVVGGIADSVHEVIELEPAQISPPPRIAMRWRSELIQGMGRRGDQFIILLDIKAVFSSNELFLLQDPSDTAEVSH; encoded by the coding sequence ATGAATCCAACCACTTCCTCATCCGTGTCAACCTCCTCGATCTCCGCGACAGCTGAGTACATCACTTTCAAGCTGGGAGATGAACTTTTCGCCATCAATGTCGCCCAGGTGCGCGAGGTGCTGGAGCTTCCCCAGATCACGCGGGTGCCCACGGCGCCTGATTACATGCGTGGGGTCGTCAACGTTCGCGGCAAGGCCATCCCGGTCGTGGATTTGCGGCTGAAGTTCGGGCTGCCTCAGATCCCGGAGACGGTGAACAGCCGCATCGTGGTGATGGAACTGGATCTCGAGGGCGAGGTTACCGTCGTGGGAGGTATCGCGGACAGTGTTCACGAAGTCATTGAGCTGGAGCCGGCGCAGATCAGTCCGCCGCCGCGGATCGCAATGCGTTGGCGCTCCGAACTGATCCAGGGGATGGGCCGGCGCGGCGACCAGTTCATCATTCTGCTCGATATCAAAGCGGTGTTTTCCTCTAACGAACTTTTCTTGCTGCAAGATCCGTCGGATACGGCGGAAGTCAGCCACTAA